One window of Banduia mediterranea genomic DNA carries:
- the ccmB gene encoding heme exporter protein CcmB produces MNAAFAIFQRELRLTFRRQTEWAQPLVFYGIVITLFALGADPGSPMLRQFGSTVLWVAALLALLLGGDRLFRDDLDDGTLEQLVLAPAPLAVAVGFKLAAHWLVSGLPLVLISPLIAGAFQLSHDASWALFLGLLLGSPSLALICGFGAAATVALPRAGILLPILILPLAVPVLIFGAGAVRVAQSGLPIDASLYFLAAILMLSICVLPLAAAAALRNAYE; encoded by the coding sequence ATGAACGCGGCCTTCGCCATCTTTCAGCGCGAGTTGCGACTGACGTTTCGCCGCCAGACGGAATGGGCGCAGCCGCTGGTGTTCTACGGCATCGTGATCACCCTGTTCGCGCTGGGAGCCGATCCAGGCAGTCCGATGCTGCGTCAGTTTGGCTCCACGGTGCTGTGGGTCGCCGCATTGTTGGCGCTGCTGCTTGGCGGCGACCGACTGTTCCGCGACGATCTCGACGACGGCACGCTGGAGCAACTGGTGCTGGCGCCGGCGCCGCTGGCGGTGGCCGTCGGATTCAAACTGGCTGCGCACTGGCTGGTCAGTGGGCTGCCCTTGGTCCTGATTTCGCCGCTGATCGCCGGGGCCTTTCAGCTTTCGCATGACGCGAGCTGGGCCTTGTTCCTGGGCTTGTTGCTGGGTTCGCCGAGCCTGGCCCTGATCTGTGGCTTTGGTGCGGCGGCGACGGTGGCCCTGCCGCGCGCCGGCATCCTGCTGCCGATTCTGATCCTGCCCCTGGCGGTACCGGTGCTGATATTTGGCGCCGGCGCGGTGCGGGTCGCGCAAAGCGGCCTTCCGATCGACGCTTCGTTATACTTTCTTGCTGCAATCCTGATGCTTTCGATCTGTGTGTTGCCGCTCGCTGCGGCCGCCGCGCTACGTAACGCCTACGAATGA
- the ccmA gene encoding heme ABC exporter ATP-binding protein CcmA, producing the protein MSGPEPHILLYARDLSVARGDRVLIEQLSLKLVAGERLLLRGRNGAGKTSLLETLAGVRAPALGGVERLATLVWVGHRNGLNPGLSAEENLGFWCKLNDLPDTGVADALKRMGLVGRSRSRPSRLLSTGQKRRAAIARLIVSPARLWLIDEPLAGLDVEALPLVADLLAAHEARGGAAILTTHQALPDRVAPHRIIDL; encoded by the coding sequence ATGTCCGGCCCGGAACCCCACATCCTCCTGTACGCCCGTGACCTGTCGGTTGCGCGAGGCGACCGTGTGTTGATCGAGCAGCTGAGCCTGAAGCTCGTCGCCGGGGAGCGTCTGTTGCTGCGGGGGCGTAACGGTGCCGGCAAGACCAGCCTGCTCGAAACCCTGGCCGGGGTGCGCGCGCCAGCCCTGGGCGGGGTCGAACGGCTGGCGACACTGGTCTGGGTCGGACACCGGAACGGACTCAATCCGGGCCTCAGTGCCGAGGAGAACCTCGGCTTCTGGTGCAAGCTCAATGACCTGCCGGATACGGGCGTGGCCGATGCGCTCAAACGCATGGGCCTGGTCGGCCGCAGCCGCAGCCGGCCAAGCCGCTTGCTGTCGACCGGGCAGAAGCGTCGCGCGGCCATCGCACGCCTGATCGTGTCGCCTGCGCGGCTGTGGCTGATCGACGAACCGCTGGCCGGCCTGGATGTCGAAGCCTTGCCGCTGGTCGCCGATCTGCTGGCCGCACACGAAGCCCGCGGCGGTGCTGCGATCCTGACGACGCATCAGGCCTTGCCGGACCGCGTCGCACCGCACCGGATCATCGATCTGTAA
- the pgsA gene encoding CDP-diacylglycerol--glycerol-3-phosphate 3-phosphatidyltransferase: MNINLPLALTIARVAAIPIVFGLFLTDLPQRGHWATVVFALAGITDWLDGWLARRWGQTSKFGAFLDPVADKLLVAVSLIVLLHERPGGELMFLCAVIIGREITVSALREWMAELGSRTSVAVNWIGKWKTGFQMTAIGMLLWGTPFFGIPIYTIGLGLLWVAAALTIWSMLVYLRAAWPMMKDAS; encoded by the coding sequence ATGAATATCAATCTGCCATTGGCGCTGACGATCGCCCGAGTCGCAGCCATTCCGATCGTGTTCGGTCTTTTTCTGACCGATCTGCCGCAGCGCGGACACTGGGCCACCGTGGTGTTCGCCCTGGCCGGCATCACCGACTGGCTGGACGGCTGGCTGGCGCGGCGCTGGGGTCAGACCTCCAAGTTCGGTGCTTTCCTCGATCCGGTCGCCGACAAGCTGCTGGTCGCGGTAAGCCTGATCGTATTGCTGCACGAGCGGCCGGGTGGAGAACTGATGTTTCTTTGTGCGGTGATCATCGGTCGCGAAATCACGGTATCGGCGCTGCGTGAATGGATGGCCGAGCTGGGTTCACGCACCAGCGTCGCGGTGAACTGGATCGGCAAGTGGAAAACTGGCTTCCAGATGACGGCGATTGGCATGCTGTTGTGGGGCACCCCGTTTTTCGGCATTCCGATCTACACGATCGGCCTGGGTTTGCTCTGGGTCGCGGCGGCGCTGACGATCTGGTCGATGCTGGTGTACCTGCGCGCCGCCTGGCCGATGATGAAGGATGCTTCCTGA
- the uvrC gene encoding excinuclease ABC subunit UvrC: protein MTASTGAFDPKAFLSQLTARPGVYRMYDAAGELLYVGKARNLKKRVSSYFLRASGDPRIEAMVDQIHHVEVTVTGTEDEALLLESNLIKSQGPRYNVVYRDDKSYPYLRFSDHEYPRISYYRGSKVGKDRYLGPFPSAGSVKDTLATLQKLFHLRPCRDSYFAHRTRPCLQHQIQRCSAPCVGLISPEDYARDVRNGMRLLEGKSDELVRELGAEMVRAAETQEFEHAARLRDQLGALKRVRENRAITGGAADIDVVACVPHAAHACLVVVTVRDGVNLGHRSFFPKHPQGTDAVELIDSFISQHYSEPPIPPEILISHAVDDELGLEEALSARAKRRVRVSEPQRGAKQRLMAMALQTAEQALSAYLAEAASMDQRLLEMRDALDLDGVPRRLECFDISHTRGELAVASCVVFNEEGPLKSAYRKFNIDGITPGDDYAAIRQAVLRRFARVKRGEVQAPDVLFIDGGRGQLSAALEALEEVDFVNLRVVAIAKGPTRRPGLEELLLPERESPLRLAPDSPALHLIQRIRDEAHRFAITGHRGRREKARTTSGLETIEGLGPSRRRALLQAFGGLSQIKGAGVDDLARVDGLSRRLAERIYAHFH, encoded by the coding sequence ATGACCGCGTCGACCGGCGCCTTCGATCCGAAAGCGTTTCTCTCCCAACTCACTGCTCGCCCGGGCGTCTACAGAATGTACGACGCGGCCGGCGAGCTGTTGTATGTGGGCAAGGCGCGCAACCTCAAGAAGCGGGTTTCCAGCTATTTCCTGCGCGCCTCGGGCGATCCTCGCATTGAGGCCATGGTGGACCAGATCCATCACGTCGAAGTCACCGTCACCGGGACCGAGGACGAAGCGCTGCTGCTCGAATCGAACCTCATCAAGTCGCAAGGTCCGCGATACAACGTCGTCTACCGCGACGACAAGAGCTACCCGTATCTGCGCTTTTCCGACCACGAGTACCCGCGGATCAGTTACTACCGCGGCAGCAAGGTCGGCAAGGACCGCTATCTGGGACCATTTCCCAGTGCCGGCAGCGTCAAGGACACCTTGGCGACGCTGCAAAAGCTGTTTCACCTGCGACCGTGCCGCGACAGCTACTTCGCACATCGCACGCGGCCCTGCCTGCAACACCAGATTCAGCGCTGCTCGGCGCCGTGCGTGGGCCTGATCTCGCCCGAGGACTACGCCCGTGATGTGCGCAACGGCATGCGCCTGCTCGAAGGCAAGAGCGACGAGCTGGTCCGTGAGCTCGGAGCCGAGATGGTGCGGGCCGCCGAAACGCAGGAGTTCGAGCACGCGGCGCGTCTGCGCGATCAGCTGGGCGCACTCAAGCGTGTGCGCGAAAACCGTGCGATTACCGGCGGCGCGGCCGACATCGACGTCGTCGCCTGTGTGCCGCATGCCGCACATGCCTGCCTGGTGGTGGTGACGGTGCGCGATGGCGTCAATCTCGGGCACCGCAGCTTCTTCCCAAAACATCCGCAGGGCACCGACGCCGTCGAGCTGATCGACAGCTTCATCAGCCAGCACTACAGCGAACCCCCGATTCCGCCCGAGATTCTGATCAGCCACGCGGTGGACGACGAGCTCGGGCTCGAAGAAGCGCTCAGCGCGCGCGCGAAACGTCGGGTACGTGTCAGCGAACCGCAACGTGGCGCCAAACAGCGGTTGATGGCGATGGCCTTGCAAACCGCGGAGCAGGCGCTGTCCGCCTATTTGGCGGAGGCCGCCAGCATGGATCAGCGCCTGCTCGAAATGCGGGACGCACTGGATCTCGATGGGGTCCCACGCCGGCTCGAATGCTTCGATATCAGCCACACGCGTGGGGAACTGGCTGTGGCCTCCTGCGTGGTCTTCAACGAAGAAGGGCCGCTCAAGTCGGCCTACCGGAAGTTCAATATCGACGGCATTACCCCCGGCGACGACTACGCGGCCATCCGGCAGGCGGTGCTGCGGCGATTCGCACGCGTCAAGCGCGGTGAGGTTCAGGCGCCCGATGTGCTGTTCATCGACGGAGGACGAGGGCAGTTGAGCGCCGCGCTGGAAGCGCTGGAAGAAGTGGACTTCGTGAACCTGCGGGTCGTCGCCATTGCCAAGGGGCCGACGCGTCGGCCGGGTCTGGAGGAACTGTTGCTGCCCGAGCGCGAATCGCCGCTGCGTCTGGCGCCGGACTCGCCGGCGCTGCATCTGATTCAGCGCATTCGCGACGAGGCTCATCGATTCGCGATCACCGGACATCGCGGCCGGCGCGAGAAAGCCCGTACGACCTCGGGGCTGGAAACCATCGAGGGGCTCGGGCCGTCGCGTCGTCGCGCCTTGTTGCAGGCTTTCGGAGGTCTCTCGCAGATCAAGGGCGCGGGCGTGGACGACCTGGCGCGCGTCGATGGCTTGAGCCGCCGCCTCGCCGAACGAATCTATGCGCATTTCCATTGA
- a CDS encoding response regulator, translating to MITVMLVDDHRLVRAGLRHVLEAHPDIVVVAEASSGEEALELARNHRPAIVLMDINMPGIGGLEATRRLLQRAPEIKVIAVTMHIDEPYPSRLLSIGAAGYLSKDAAADEVVTAIRRVSQGGHYVAASVAGNLAAALVKGGSGGSPFDRLSQREMQVMLMFTRGYSTQEISDRLCLSPKTVSTYRSRLFEKLGVNNDVELIRVAMRYGILDDVNTAVATG from the coding sequence CTGATAACCGTGATGTTGGTGGACGATCACCGACTCGTGCGCGCTGGACTGCGTCACGTGCTTGAGGCCCACCCCGACATTGTCGTGGTCGCAGAGGCCTCCTCGGGTGAGGAGGCGCTGGAACTGGCGCGCAACCATCGGCCTGCGATAGTCCTGATGGACATTAACATGCCAGGAATCGGCGGACTCGAAGCGACGCGCCGGCTGTTGCAGCGGGCGCCGGAGATCAAGGTGATCGCCGTCACCATGCATATCGACGAACCCTATCCGAGCCGCCTGCTGTCGATCGGTGCGGCAGGTTACCTCAGCAAGGATGCGGCGGCGGACGAAGTGGTTACCGCGATCCGGCGGGTTTCGCAGGGTGGTCACTATGTCGCCGCCTCCGTGGCCGGCAATCTGGCCGCGGCCCTGGTCAAGGGCGGAAGCGGTGGCTCCCCGTTCGACCGGCTGTCGCAGCGTGAAATGCAGGTGATGCTGATGTTCACGCGCGGCTACTCGACCCAGGAGATTTCGGATCGTCTGTGTCTGTCGCCCAAGACGGTGAGCACCTATCGATCTCGGCTGTTCGAGAAGCTCGGCGTCAACAACGATGTGGAACTGATTCGGGTGGCAATGCGCTACGGCATTCTCGACGACGTCAATACCGCCGTTGCCACCGGATGA
- a CDS encoding alkaline phosphatase translates to MQNVILHRYVDPFPKRKVVLNRKLALLAAYAAFGLTSACADGLRPEPLHSTNTINIPVNRQSPFYAEDRRRLSAVKRRTPVVHAKNVILFVGDGMGIPTITAARIRAGQLAGGNGEDHSLSFEAFPSLGLIKTYEVNQQTADSAGTATAMITGAKTKAGMLSVAPDVELGDPHACTPQHALTTLFEVAEQAGLATGLVTTARLTHATPAAMYAHSPHRNWENDSQVPQGSNCRDIARQLVEFAPGDGLDVALGGGRAQFLPQTVGGKRLDGRDLEAQWRQRYGSDGQVVNDAETLKASAVTRSSHLLGLFTASHVPYVEDRPPTVPSLVDMTEAAILRLQANDKGFVLMVEAGRIDHAHHAGNAYRALAEAIELSAAVERALAMTDPADTLILVTADHSHTLMITGYPTRGNPILGKVVSNDAHGNPRTEPSLALDGKPYTTLSYVNGNGYAEHRSPDADDEPEDEVILAASGRRLGLDVDTEAPDYHQEALVPLRAETHGGEDVAVFATGPGAAWIHGVQEQSYLFQVMATALGFELPEPLPANSTP, encoded by the coding sequence ATGCAAAATGTCATCCTTCATCGCTATGTTGATCCTTTCCCCAAACGGAAAGTCGTCTTGAACCGCAAGCTCGCCCTTCTGGCTGCCTATGCCGCCTTCGGACTGACCTCGGCCTGTGCTGACGGGCTCCGCCCTGAACCCCTGCACTCGACGAATACGATCAACATCCCGGTTAATCGCCAGTCTCCATTCTACGCTGAAGATCGCCGTCGTTTGTCGGCTGTGAAGCGCCGTACACCAGTTGTTCACGCCAAAAACGTCATTTTGTTTGTCGGCGACGGTATGGGCATCCCCACGATCACGGCCGCGCGTATCCGTGCTGGACAACTGGCCGGCGGCAACGGTGAAGACCATTCCTTGTCGTTCGAAGCGTTCCCATCCCTGGGTCTGATCAAAACCTACGAAGTCAATCAGCAGACCGCGGACTCCGCCGGCACCGCCACCGCGATGATCACCGGGGCCAAGACCAAGGCCGGAATGCTCAGCGTGGCGCCGGATGTGGAACTGGGTGATCCCCACGCCTGCACGCCACAGCATGCGTTGACCACGCTGTTCGAAGTCGCCGAGCAGGCGGGCCTTGCGACAGGCCTGGTTACCACCGCGCGACTGACGCACGCCACACCGGCGGCGATGTATGCGCACAGTCCGCACCGCAACTGGGAAAACGACAGCCAGGTGCCACAGGGCAGCAATTGCCGCGACATCGCGCGCCAGCTGGTCGAGTTCGCGCCGGGCGACGGGCTGGATGTCGCGCTGGGCGGCGGTCGCGCGCAATTCCTGCCGCAAACGGTCGGAGGCAAGCGCTTGGACGGTCGCGACCTCGAAGCACAATGGCGCCAGCGCTATGGTTCTGACGGACAGGTGGTGAACGATGCGGAAACGCTCAAGGCAAGCGCAGTCACACGCTCATCCCATCTGCTGGGTTTGTTCACGGCATCGCATGTGCCCTACGTGGAGGATCGGCCGCCCACGGTACCGAGCCTGGTGGACATGACCGAAGCTGCGATCTTGCGTCTGCAGGCAAACGACAAGGGCTTCGTGTTGATGGTCGAAGCCGGTCGGATCGATCACGCGCACCACGCCGGCAATGCATATCGCGCACTCGCGGAAGCCATCGAATTGTCCGCTGCGGTCGAACGTGCGCTGGCAATGACGGACCCGGCCGACACGCTGATACTCGTGACGGCCGACCACAGCCACACGCTGATGATCACCGGCTATCCCACACGCGGGAACCCGATCCTCGGCAAAGTGGTGTCGAACGATGCTCACGGCAATCCGCGAACGGAGCCGTCGCTGGCGCTGGATGGCAAGCCATACACCACCTTGTCCTACGTCAACGGCAACGGCTACGCCGAGCACCGCTCGCCGGATGCGGACGACGAACCCGAAGACGAGGTGATTCTGGCGGCCAGCGGCCGCCGGCTCGGCCTCGATGTCGACACCGAAGCTCCGGACTATCATCAGGAAGCCTTGGTGCCGCTGCGCGCCGAAACCCACGGCGGAGAGGATGTCGCGGTGTTTGCGACCGGTCCGGGCGCCGCCTGGATCCACGGAGTGCAGGAGCAGAGCTATCTGTTTCAGGTGATGGCGACGGCACTGGGATTCGAACTGCCGGAACCTCTGCCGGCGAATTCGACACCTTAG
- the aceA gene encoding isocitrate lyase: MSNSRDEQIKALEQDWATNPRWKGVKRGYTAADVVRLRGSLKTEYTLAKRGAEKLWELVNGTAKKGYVNSFGAITAGQAMQQAKAGLEAVYLSGWQVAADGNTSETMYPDQSLYAYNSVPTMVRRINNTFQRADEIQWKGICDGKIKDEDAKDFFLPIVADGEAGFGGVLNGYELMKNMIQAGAAGVHFEDQLAAVKKCGHMGGKVLVPTGEAVQKLLAARLAADVLGVPSIVLARTDAEAANLLTSDHDPNDAPFLLGERTNEGFYRVKNGLEQAISRGVAYAPYADLVWCETGTPDLGFAKEFADAVRKENPGQLLAYNCSPSFNWKKNLDDKTIAVFQDKLSEMGYKFQFITLAGIHTNWYNTFELAYNYARGEGMKHYVNMVQEPEFAARDKGYTFVSHQQEVGAGYFDDVTTVIQGGTSSVTALTGSTEEEQFH; encoded by the coding sequence ATGAGTAATTCCCGCGACGAGCAGATCAAGGCCCTGGAGCAGGATTGGGCGACCAATCCCCGCTGGAAAGGTGTCAAGCGTGGTTACACCGCAGCGGACGTGGTTCGCCTGCGCGGTAGCCTGAAAACCGAATACACCCTGGCCAAGCGTGGCGCCGAGAAGCTTTGGGAACTCGTCAACGGCACGGCCAAGAAGGGCTATGTCAATTCATTCGGCGCGATCACCGCAGGGCAGGCGATGCAGCAGGCCAAGGCCGGCCTGGAAGCCGTGTATCTGTCCGGTTGGCAGGTCGCCGCGGACGGCAACACCTCTGAAACCATGTACCCGGACCAGTCGCTGTATGCGTACAACTCCGTGCCGACGATGGTTCGCCGCATCAACAACACCTTCCAGCGCGCTGACGAGATTCAGTGGAAGGGCATCTGTGACGGCAAGATCAAGGACGAGGACGCCAAGGACTTCTTCCTGCCGATCGTCGCCGATGGCGAAGCCGGTTTCGGTGGTGTGCTCAACGGCTATGAGCTGATGAAGAACATGATCCAGGCCGGTGCCGCGGGCGTGCACTTCGAGGATCAGCTGGCCGCGGTGAAGAAGTGCGGTCACATGGGCGGCAAGGTGCTGGTGCCGACCGGCGAAGCCGTACAGAAGTTGCTGGCGGCCCGCCTGGCGGCCGACGTGCTTGGTGTGCCGTCGATCGTGCTGGCGCGTACTGACGCCGAAGCGGCCAATCTGCTGACCTCGGATCACGATCCGAACGATGCGCCGTTCCTGCTCGGCGAGCGTACCAACGAAGGCTTCTACCGCGTCAAGAACGGTCTGGAGCAGGCGATCTCGCGGGGTGTCGCCTATGCGCCGTATGCGGACTTGGTGTGGTGCGAGACCGGCACGCCGGACCTCGGTTTCGCCAAGGAATTCGCCGATGCGGTGCGCAAGGAAAACCCCGGCCAGCTGCTGGCCTACAACTGCTCGCCCAGCTTCAACTGGAAGAAGAACCTCGACGACAAGACCATCGCGGTGTTCCAGGACAAGCTCTCGGAGATGGGCTACAAGTTCCAGTTCATCACCCTGGCCGGTATCCACACCAACTGGTACAACACCTTCGAGCTGGCGTACAACTACGCGCGCGGCGAAGGCATGAAGCACTACGTGAACATGGTGCAGGAGCCGGAGTTCGCGGCGCGCGACAAGGGCTATACCTTCGTATCGCACCAGCAGGAAGTTGGCGCCGGTTATTTCGACGACGTCACCACCGTGATTCAGGGCGGCACGTCCTCGGTCACGGCGCTGACCGGCTCCACCGAGGAAGAGCAGTTCCACTGA
- the rraA gene encoding ribonuclease E activity regulator RraA, translated as MSFATTDLSDAHPEAQVCQPVFADFGGRIAFHGPVATLKVFEDNAEVRAMLAEPGEGRVLVVDGGGSDRCALVGGNLGVLGVKNGWAGIVVFGCVRDSSELEQCDLGIKALGLHPRKSEKGLHGAQRDRVLTFANVSFSPGAWLYADQDGIVVSDKAIHTD; from the coding sequence ATGAGCTTTGCCACCACCGATCTATCCGATGCGCATCCCGAGGCGCAGGTCTGTCAGCCAGTGTTTGCGGATTTCGGTGGACGCATCGCCTTTCACGGGCCGGTCGCCACGCTGAAAGTCTTCGAGGACAACGCCGAGGTCCGGGCGATGCTTGCAGAGCCGGGCGAGGGCCGCGTGCTGGTGGTCGACGGCGGAGGGTCGGACCGTTGCGCGCTGGTCGGCGGCAACCTCGGCGTGCTCGGTGTCAAGAATGGTTGGGCGGGCATCGTGGTGTTTGGCTGCGTCCGTGATTCGAGCGAACTGGAGCAGTGCGATCTGGGGATCAAGGCGCTGGGCCTGCATCCGCGAAAGAGTGAAAAAGGCTTACACGGCGCGCAACGGGATCGCGTGCTGACATTTGCCAACGTCAGCTTTTCGCCGGGCGCCTGGCTATACGCGGACCAGGACGGGATCGTGGTTTCGGACAAGGCGATCCACACCGACTGA
- a CDS encoding disulfide bond formation protein B, translating into MTIPYRRLALLGFVVCAAAMAFALYLQVYQGLEPCPMCIFQRVAMIATGLVFFVAAVHAPRGGGARGFYSVLGMLTSLAGAGIAARHVWLQGLPPDQVPACGPTLDYLMDVLPLKQVVTTVLSGDGNCAIIDAQFIGVSLPGWTLAAFAGITLYWIAIPILSKNQYRNYL; encoded by the coding sequence ATGACGATTCCCTACCGTAGGCTGGCATTACTCGGCTTCGTCGTGTGTGCCGCGGCCATGGCTTTCGCGCTGTACCTGCAGGTCTACCAAGGCCTGGAACCCTGTCCGATGTGCATCTTTCAGCGCGTTGCGATGATCGCGACCGGACTGGTGTTTTTCGTGGCGGCCGTGCACGCCCCACGTGGAGGCGGCGCACGGGGTTTCTATTCGGTTCTGGGCATGCTCACGTCACTGGCAGGCGCCGGTATCGCCGCGCGACATGTCTGGTTGCAGGGGCTGCCACCGGACCAGGTGCCAGCCTGCGGTCCGACGCTGGATTATCTGATGGATGTGTTGCCACTCAAGCAGGTGGTGACCACAGTGCTCAGCGGCGATGGCAACTGCGCAATCATCGATGCCCAATTCATCGGTGTATCGCTGCCGGGATGGACGCTTGCAGCATTTGCCGGCATCACCCTTTACTGGATCGCGATACCCATTCTTTCCAAGAACCAATACAGGAACTATCTATGA
- a CDS encoding sodium:solute symporter family transporter, with the protein MTHLEWPDYVTIAVYFLITAAIGFSVSRRKTTSEDLFLAGRSLGPAAVGFSLFASNISSDTLVGLPGAAYQTGISAANYEWMAGLVLIFAVFLVLPALMRSKAQTMPELMGARFDRRMRLYLSAITLFLSIVLDTAGTLYAGSLITTTFLPHLNMTEVCYAIALFAAVYTAAGGLRAVVYTDFMQAIVLLFGSGCLAYIVFGKFDFSWAKVTAEIPGDKLSLIRPIDDPGVPWLGLVTGLPIVGFYYWTMNQYVIQRVFGARDLRTAGRASLIAATLKLLPLFLMVLPGAMAIKLLPDLEHADQVFPRMVAEFTPTGLTGLIVAGIIAALMSTCSSTLNSSATLITLDFVQPHKPQWSSEKLAWFGRITTIVVALIAATWAPMIQHFSGLWAYLQQIFAFVASPLVAVFLYGLLSTRLGSRAAFRGLVSGHVFSALLFIPFLKDWVPIHFTIVGGVIFAATVLLTAMWAWILGDADRPAPGDAHIAVFARQGLERITMDVKIGAFTIIAVIAVILYLFR; encoded by the coding sequence ATGACCCATCTCGAATGGCCGGACTACGTCACGATCGCGGTTTATTTTCTGATCACGGCCGCGATCGGATTTTCCGTCAGTCGCCGCAAGACCACATCCGAGGATCTGTTTCTGGCAGGGCGCTCGCTGGGGCCGGCGGCGGTCGGCTTTTCGCTGTTTGCCTCGAACATCTCATCGGACACCCTGGTCGGACTGCCCGGCGCCGCCTATCAGACCGGGATTTCTGCAGCCAATTACGAATGGATGGCGGGCCTGGTCCTGATCTTCGCCGTGTTCCTCGTACTGCCTGCCCTGATGCGCTCCAAGGCGCAGACGATGCCGGAGCTGATGGGTGCCCGCTTCGACCGGCGGATGCGTCTGTATCTGTCGGCGATCACGCTGTTCCTGTCGATCGTGCTCGATACGGCGGGCACGCTCTACGCAGGGAGCCTCATCACCACGACCTTCCTGCCTCATCTGAACATGACCGAGGTGTGCTACGCGATCGCCCTGTTCGCGGCCGTGTACACCGCCGCGGGCGGTCTGCGCGCAGTGGTGTACACCGACTTCATGCAGGCCATCGTGCTGCTGTTCGGGTCAGGCTGTCTGGCCTACATCGTGTTCGGCAAGTTCGACTTCTCGTGGGCCAAGGTCACCGCCGAAATTCCGGGTGACAAGCTGTCGCTGATCCGCCCGATCGACGATCCCGGCGTGCCCTGGTTGGGGCTGGTCACCGGCCTTCCGATCGTAGGCTTCTACTACTGGACGATGAATCAGTACGTCATCCAGCGAGTCTTCGGTGCCCGCGACCTCAGGACCGCCGGCCGCGCCTCGCTGATCGCTGCAACTCTGAAGTTGCTGCCGTTGTTCCTGATGGTTCTGCCTGGCGCGATGGCGATCAAGCTTCTGCCCGATCTTGAACACGCCGATCAGGTGTTCCCACGCATGGTGGCGGAGTTCACGCCGACAGGTCTCACCGGGCTGATTGTCGCCGGCATCATCGCCGCACTGATGTCCACCTGCTCATCCACGCTCAATTCCTCAGCGACACTGATCACGCTGGACTTCGTCCAGCCGCACAAACCGCAGTGGTCCAGCGAAAAACTGGCCTGGTTCGGTCGTATCACCACCATCGTCGTGGCCCTGATCGCCGCCACCTGGGCGCCGATGATCCAGCATTTCTCGGGACTGTGGGCCTACCTGCAGCAGATTTTCGCGTTCGTGGCCTCGCCGCTGGTGGCGGTGTTCCTGTACGGACTGCTGTCGACCCGGCTGGGTTCCAGGGCGGCGTTCCGTGGCCTGGTCAGCGGACACGTTTTCAGCGCCCTGCTGTTCATCCCGTTTCTCAAGGATTGGGTTCCGATCCACTTCACCATCGTCGGCGGCGTGATCTTCGCCGCGACCGTCCTGCTGACGGCGATGTGGGCGTGGATTCTCGGTGATGCGGATCGTCCGGCACCCGGCGATGCACACATTGCCGTGTTCGCGCGACAGGGCCTGGAGCGGATCACTATGGACGTGAAGATCGGCGCCTTCACCATCATCGCGGTGATCGCGGTGATCCTGTACCTGTTTCGATAG